A single Pedobacter sp. PACM 27299 DNA region contains:
- a CDS encoding DUF5362 family protein, producing MEEFEETKPDHTEVETLIVTEDIRSYIYETAKWAKFLSVMGFIFCVLIILLALSLPAILAAMTAMGKNPMMGVATGALSVIYILFALLYFYPSLMLFKYANSAKKAVLFLDQESLAEAMSKMKSFFKFWGILTIVMLGLYAVILLLSVVTAIGAAS from the coding sequence ATGGAAGAATTCGAAGAAACAAAACCAGATCACACAGAGGTAGAAACACTTATTGTCACAGAAGATATCCGCAGCTACATCTATGAAACGGCTAAATGGGCGAAATTTCTATCTGTTATGGGTTTTATATTTTGCGTTTTAATCATTTTATTGGCGTTAAGTTTACCTGCAATCCTTGCAGCGATGACCGCAATGGGCAAAAATCCGATGATGGGCGTAGCTACTGGTGCACTTTCTGTAATTTATATTCTTTTCGCACTGCTATATTTTTATCCAAGTTTAATGTTGTTTAAATATGCTAACTCAGCGAAAAAAGCAGTGTTATTTCTAGATCAGGAGAGTTTAGCTGAAGCCATGAGTAAGATGAAATCATTCTTCAAATTCTGGGGGATCTTAACCATTGTCATGTTAGGGCTATACGCGGTCATCTTGTTGTTGAGCGTAGTCACTGCAATTGGTGCAGCCAGCTAA